One region of Flavobacterium sp. KACC 22763 genomic DNA includes:
- a CDS encoding T9SS type A sorting domain-containing protein: protein MKKRLLLSFIFPLSLHIYAQAPTIEWQKCFGGTKTESFSNIKKTSDGGYIIAGATSSNDGDLTINKGEYDAWIVKLNSNLVTEWQKTYGGSKQDYADCVQQTNDGGYIVTGYSESNDGDATFNHGTYTSGDYWIVKLNSLGVIEWQKSLGGSITERSYSISQTTDGGYIVVGNSISNDGDVSGLHSNGTTNAYDIWVVKLNTQGNITWQKTLGGTQDEYAYSIKQTTDGGFILCGMSVSTDGDVTINKGYSDGWIVKLNNLGNIDWQKTYGGSKTDTFKSISLTPDGGFIAIGSTASTDGDVTSNDTSGNVWVVKINVSGAIEWQKVFGGTANDEGTDIAPTSDGGYVFTASSSSLDNDLTGNKGASDAWIVKINQTGSLQWQKNIGGNSSDRIESIIQDSDGSYIMAGYTFSNNGDVTNLKGSADGWIVKLAADHLSVDEFKSDYFITYPNPVSSVLNFESQNGEPIDKVIITDMNGKTILEQNQKTNQINTQQLTSGMYIINAFSSNKKYTQKIIKK, encoded by the coding sequence ATGAAAAAAAGATTACTCCTTTCTTTTATATTTCCATTATCATTACACATATATGCACAAGCGCCTACAATTGAATGGCAAAAATGCTTTGGAGGAACAAAAACTGAAAGCTTTAGCAACATAAAGAAAACCTCAGACGGAGGTTATATCATAGCTGGCGCAACAAGTTCTAACGATGGAGACTTAACAATAAACAAAGGAGAATATGACGCGTGGATTGTAAAACTGAATTCAAATCTAGTAACCGAATGGCAGAAAACATACGGCGGTTCAAAACAAGATTATGCAGATTGTGTACAGCAGACCAATGATGGAGGTTATATTGTAACAGGATATTCAGAATCTAATGATGGAGATGCCACCTTTAATCATGGAACTTATACTAGTGGTGATTACTGGATTGTAAAATTGAATTCGCTAGGTGTTATAGAGTGGCAGAAATCATTAGGAGGATCAATAACAGAAAGATCTTATAGCATTTCGCAAACAACAGACGGAGGATATATTGTTGTAGGAAACAGCATTTCTAACGATGGTGATGTTAGTGGTCTGCACAGTAATGGCACTACGAATGCATATGATATATGGGTTGTAAAACTAAATACACAAGGAAATATAACATGGCAGAAGACCTTAGGAGGTACACAAGATGAATATGCCTATAGCATTAAACAAACTACAGACGGCGGTTTTATTTTATGCGGAATGAGTGTATCTACTGATGGAGATGTCACAATAAATAAAGGATATTCTGATGGCTGGATAGTTAAACTAAATAATTTAGGAAATATAGATTGGCAAAAAACATATGGCGGAAGTAAAACTGATACTTTTAAATCTATATCATTAACTCCTGATGGCGGTTTTATTGCTATAGGAAGCACTGCATCAACAGATGGCGATGTAACTTCTAATGATACAAGCGGTAACGTTTGGGTTGTAAAAATTAATGTTTCGGGAGCTATAGAATGGCAAAAAGTTTTTGGAGGTACTGCAAATGATGAAGGAACTGATATTGCTCCAACTTCTGATGGAGGTTATGTTTTTACAGCATCATCTTCTTCTTTAGATAACGATCTAACAGGAAACAAAGGGGCATCTGATGCTTGGATTGTAAAGATAAATCAAACTGGGAGTTTACAATGGCAAAAAAATATTGGCGGAAACAGTTCTGATCGTATAGAATCAATTATCCAGGATAGTGATGGGAGCTATATTATGGCAGGCTATACTTTTTCAAATAATGGAGATGTTACCAACTTAAAAGGATCGGCCGATGGATGGATCGTTAAATTGGCAGCAGATCATTTATCTGTAGATGAATTCAAATCTGATTATTTCATTACTTATCCAAATCCTGTTTCTTCGGTATTAAATTTTGAATCTCAAAATGGAGAACCGATTGATAAAGTTATTATTACTGATATGAATGGTAAGACGATACTAGAACAAAATCAGAAAACCAATCAAATTAATACACAACAGCTAACTTCGGGCATGTATATTATTAATGCATTTTCTTCAAATAAAAAATATACACAAAAAATTATAAAAAAATAA
- a CDS encoding efflux RND transporter permease subunit, whose translation MNLIRFALRKPISILVLVAGLFFFGIGAIRDIKVDILPKMNLPVIYIAHPFGGYTPDQMEAYFAKNYVNVLPFSNGIKSVETKNIQGLMIMKLTYYEGTNMAQAAAELSALSNRIQAAFPPGTQPPFIIRFDASSLPIGQLVLSSKIRSNNELQDLANVYVRASFTAIPGLLSPAPFGGSPRTIEVNVDPDLLRSHNMTPDQIVDAIRLNNQTAPSGNVRMGDKNYITPTNNTIKEVKDFEQIPLFKGGVQNLKLGDVASVKDGADITAGYALVNGKRSVYISIAKAGDASTWDVVQKLKKELPKIQSTLPEDVNITYEFDQSVYVINSVKSLITEGIIGAVLTGLMVLLFLGDRRAALIVIMTIPISIISGVLFLKLFGQTINLMSLSGLALAIGILVDESTVTIENIHQHLDMGKPKALAIWDACKEIALPKLLILLCILAVFAPAFTMVGIPGALFLPLALAIGFSMVISFLLSQTFVPVMANWMMKGHEKHAHGPEITDDEAEFNDCGLTPESEQNLIGQKKDLVEREDFNNDGKVSGFERFRNRFMRTLDRLFVHKKITTVTYLVGATLLAIVFINFIGKDVFPRTNSSQFQLRMRAVDGTRLERTEEQARIVLKELEKMVGKDHIGITSVYVGQHPSLFSINPIYLFMAGSHEAVFQVSLKDYEEDMDDFKDEFRARLKKVLPDTKLSFEPIELTDKVLSQGSPTPIEIRVAGKDKKRNELYATEIVNKLKAISYFRDVQIGQPIHYPAMNIDIDRTRAAELGVDMNDISRSLVASTSSSRYTEKNNWVDEKAGLSYSVQVQVPLNKMKSKTDIGEIPVLKNSLRPVLSDVAKITPGFVSGENDNLGAMPYITVTANIYKTDLGTASKDVSKTISSLGELPRGLFITPIGLSTVLTETLSSLQTGLLVAVFVIFLMLAANFQSFKVSLVILTTVPAVVLGALLMLTITGSTLNLQSYMGIIMSVGVSIANAVLLVTNAEQLRKINGNALESAREAAALRLRPIIMTSVAMIMGMLPMAIGHGEGGDQVSPLGRAVIGGLLFSTFAVLLILPQIFAWAQEKTSTQSVSLDPEDEESIHYISSISKSKVGKS comes from the coding sequence ATGAATTTAATACGTTTTGCACTCCGCAAACCCATTTCCATTTTAGTATTGGTTGCGGGTCTATTTTTCTTCGGAATTGGTGCCATCAGAGACATTAAGGTAGACATTCTGCCAAAAATGAATTTGCCGGTTATCTATATTGCGCATCCGTTTGGAGGCTACACGCCAGATCAGATGGAGGCTTATTTTGCCAAAAACTACGTAAACGTTTTACCTTTCTCGAATGGTATCAAATCGGTAGAAACCAAAAATATTCAGGGGTTAATGATTATGAAATTAACCTATTATGAAGGAACCAACATGGCTCAGGCTGCTGCCGAGTTAAGTGCGCTTTCAAACAGAATCCAAGCGGCTTTTCCTCCGGGAACACAGCCTCCGTTTATCATTCGTTTTGATGCTTCTTCACTTCCAATTGGACAATTGGTTTTGAGCAGTAAAATACGTTCCAACAACGAATTACAGGATTTAGCCAACGTTTATGTTCGTGCTTCGTTTACTGCAATTCCTGGTTTATTATCGCCAGCACCTTTTGGAGGAAGTCCAAGAACTATTGAGGTAAACGTTGATCCAGATTTATTGCGTTCTCATAATATGACGCCAGACCAGATTGTTGACGCGATTCGTTTGAACAACCAAACGGCTCCTTCTGGAAACGTACGTATGGGCGACAAAAACTATATTACGCCAACAAATAATACGATTAAAGAAGTTAAAGATTTTGAACAGATTCCGTTATTTAAAGGCGGTGTTCAGAACTTAAAATTAGGCGATGTTGCCTCTGTAAAAGACGGTGCCGATATTACAGCAGGTTATGCTTTAGTAAACGGAAAACGTTCGGTTTACATTAGTATCGCAAAAGCGGGAGACGCTTCGACTTGGGATGTGGTTCAAAAATTGAAAAAAGAACTTCCTAAAATTCAAAGCACGCTTCCTGAAGATGTAAACATTACGTACGAATTTGACCAGTCGGTTTATGTAATCAACTCGGTTAAAAGTTTGATTACTGAGGGAATTATTGGTGCGGTTTTAACCGGATTAATGGTTTTATTATTCTTGGGTGACCGTCGTGCTGCATTAATCGTAATTATGACGATTCCGATTTCGATTATTTCTGGAGTTTTATTCCTAAAATTATTCGGACAAACGATCAACTTAATGTCATTATCAGGATTAGCTTTGGCAATTGGTATTTTGGTGGATGAAAGTACCGTAACGATCGAAAATATTCACCAGCATCTCGACATGGGAAAACCAAAAGCGCTCGCCATTTGGGACGCCTGTAAGGAAATCGCCTTGCCAAAATTATTGATCCTTCTTTGTATTCTTGCCGTATTTGCGCCAGCATTTACTATGGTTGGTATTCCGGGAGCGTTGTTCTTGCCTTTGGCTTTGGCAATTGGTTTCTCAATGGTTATTTCGTTCTTATTGTCTCAAACTTTTGTGCCTGTTATGGCCAACTGGATGATGAAAGGACATGAAAAACATGCGCATGGACCAGAGATTACAGATGATGAAGCTGAGTTTAACGACTGCGGTTTAACGCCAGAATCTGAACAAAATTTAATTGGTCAGAAAAAGGATTTGGTTGAAAGAGAAGATTTCAACAATGATGGAAAAGTAAGCGGTTTCGAAAGATTCAGAAATCGTTTTATGCGAACTTTAGACCGTTTGTTTGTTCATAAAAAAATAACGACTGTGACCTATTTGGTTGGAGCAACACTTTTAGCCATTGTGTTCATTAATTTTATCGGAAAAGACGTTTTCCCAAGAACCAATTCTAGTCAGTTTCAGTTAAGAATGCGTGCCGTTGACGGAACGCGTTTGGAAAGAACCGAAGAACAAGCCAGAATTGTTTTAAAAGAATTGGAGAAAATGGTCGGAAAAGATCATATCGGAATTACATCCGTATATGTCGGTCAGCACCCTTCTCTATTCTCGATCAACCCGATTTATCTTTTCATGGCTGGTTCTCACGAAGCGGTTTTCCAAGTAAGTTTAAAAGACTACGAGGAAGATATGGATGACTTTAAAGACGAATTTAGAGCAAGACTTAAGAAAGTACTTCCTGATACTAAACTCTCTTTTGAGCCAATCGAATTGACGGATAAAGTTCTAAGCCAAGGTTCTCCTACTCCAATTGAGATTCGAGTAGCAGGAAAAGACAAAAAACGAAACGAATTGTACGCGACTGAAATTGTAAATAAACTAAAAGCAATTTCGTATTTCAGAGACGTTCAAATTGGTCAACCAATACATTATCCAGCAATGAATATTGATATTGACAGAACCCGTGCTGCCGAATTGGGAGTTGATATGAATGATATTTCAAGATCGTTGGTAGCTTCAACTTCATCTTCACGTTATACAGAGAAAAACAACTGGGTAGACGAAAAAGCAGGATTATCATATTCTGTTCAAGTTCAAGTGCCTTTAAACAAAATGAAAAGCAAAACCGATATTGGAGAAATTCCGGTATTAAAAAATTCGCTTCGTCCTGTTTTAAGTGACGTTGCCAAAATTACACCTGGCTTTGTAAGTGGTGAAAATGACAATTTAGGGGCCATGCCGTACATTACCGTTACTGCAAACATCTATAAAACCGATTTGGGGACGGCATCAAAAGATGTGAGCAAAACGATTAGTTCATTGGGAGAATTACCACGTGGTTTGTTTATCACGCCAATCGGATTAAGTACTGTACTGACAGAGACATTAAGCAGCTTGCAAACAGGATTATTGGTCGCTGTGTTTGTAATCTTCTTAATGCTGGCCGCTAATTTCCAATCGTTCAAAGTTTCGCTTGTTATTTTAACAACGGTTCCTGCCGTGGTTTTAGGAGCTTTATTAATGCTGACTATTACAGGTTCTACGCTTAACTTGCAATCGTATATGGGAATCATCATGTCGGTTGGGGTTTCTATTGCCAACGCCGTTCTTTTGGTTACAAATGCCGAACAGCTTCGAAAAATAAACGGAAACGCCTTAGAATCTGCTCGTGAAGCTGCTGCATTACGTCTTCGTCCAATTATCATGACTTCTGTTGCGATGATTATGGGTATGTTGCCAATGGCAATTGGACACGGCGAAGGAGGCGATCAAGTTTCTCCGTTAGGAAGAGCGGTTATCGGTGGATTATTATTTTCTACTTTTGCTGTATTATTAATCCTTCCGCAGATATTTGCGTGGGCACAAGAAAAAACATCGACACAATCTGTTTCTTTAGATCCTGAAGACGAAGAAAGCATCCATTATATTTCATCAATAAGTAAGTCGAAAGTTGGAAAGTCATAA
- a CDS encoding TolC family protein: MYFKKITILFLLIFASIGYAQTLSLKEALKIGLENYGSIRAKNNYTNASKETLKQSRRDYLPNLNLSAQQDYGTVNGQNGPLYGFGGLGVASSGLPLPEQNWNSAFGALYLVNMNWDFFTFGKTQEKINLSKIDVQAKEKDLQQEKFQQEIKISAAYLNLLASQRLLISQQKNLDRAEVFKKTAVARVKNGLLAGVDSTLATAEVSKAKIALNLARNFVKEQNNKLVDLMGVAPQDFVTDTLFVTQIPKELVTKETATDSLHPLLQFYKTKIDYSNQQVKLYKRFYYPTMSAFGVLQTRASGFDNSYATNQNAFTRNYWDGVNPDRTNYLVGVGITWNLTTPFRSSKQVSAQKFVSQALQEEYNQADRELKSQLTFAEDKIKITLENYAEAPIQVDAAQRAYIQKSTLYKNGLTDLTDLTQTMFTLNRAEIDRDIVNNNVWQSYLLKVAATGNFDLFINEF; encoded by the coding sequence ATGTATTTCAAAAAAATTACCATTCTATTTTTATTGATTTTTGCCTCAATCGGTTATGCTCAAACCCTGTCTTTAAAAGAAGCATTAAAGATAGGTCTTGAAAACTACGGTTCTATCCGAGCAAAAAACAATTACACCAATGCATCAAAAGAGACTCTAAAACAATCTCGCCGTGATTACCTGCCAAACCTGAATTTATCGGCACAGCAGGATTACGGAACCGTAAACGGACAAAACGGACCGCTTTATGGTTTTGGAGGTTTAGGAGTTGCATCATCGGGACTTCCGTTACCAGAACAAAACTGGAACTCAGCATTTGGTGCGCTTTATTTAGTCAACATGAACTGGGATTTTTTCACTTTCGGAAAAACACAGGAAAAAATCAATTTATCTAAAATTGATGTTCAGGCTAAAGAAAAAGATTTACAGCAGGAAAAATTCCAGCAGGAAATCAAAATTTCGGCTGCTTATTTGAATTTATTGGCAAGCCAAAGATTGCTGATTTCGCAGCAAAAAAACTTAGACCGCGCAGAAGTCTTCAAAAAGACAGCTGTTGCGAGAGTTAAAAACGGATTATTGGCCGGAGTCGATTCTACATTGGCTACAGCCGAAGTTTCTAAAGCAAAAATCGCTTTAAACTTAGCCCGAAACTTTGTTAAGGAACAAAACAACAAATTAGTCGATTTAATGGGCGTTGCGCCTCAGGATTTTGTAACCGATACTTTATTTGTTACTCAGATTCCAAAAGAATTGGTAACCAAAGAAACTGCCACAGACAGCCTTCACCCATTGTTACAATTCTATAAAACCAAAATCGATTACAGCAATCAGCAGGTTAAATTGTACAAACGATTCTATTATCCAACAATGAGTGCTTTTGGGGTTTTACAAACCAGAGCTTCAGGATTTGACAATTCGTATGCAACCAATCAAAATGCATTTACGAGAAATTATTGGGATGGCGTAAATCCAGATCGTACCAATTATTTGGTTGGAGTTGGAATTACGTGGAATTTAACCACGCCTTTCAGATCAAGCAAACAAGTAAGCGCTCAGAAATTTGTTTCTCAAGCTTTGCAGGAAGAATACAATCAGGCTGATAGAGAATTGAAATCGCAGCTGACATTTGCCGAAGATAAAATCAAAATTACTTTGGAAAATTATGCCGAAGCGCCAATTCAGGTTGATGCCGCGCAAAGAGCTTACATTCAGAAATCGACCTTATACAAAAATGGTTTAACTGATTTGACTGATTTAACTCAAACCATGTTTACGCTAAATCGCGCTGAAATCGATCGAGATATTGTCAATAACAATGTGTGGCAATCATACTTATTAAAAGTCGCTGCAACAGGAAATTTTGACTTATTTATAAATGAATTTTAA
- a CDS encoding sensor histidine kinase, with protein MNKRIDNILDNKWWQEVAVVLFSFTIYTLKNDWMLFSSFVSIAMGVFFYCILYMHAQFNRFFILPILFKANKPFTYIVLTLFGVFVFSVILYEITKMDMFANCHLYQNSHQRSYAYQLASVLGTLVCILSPIIVFKFYRIHRKQTDAALLFNQMQLNSLKGQLNPHFLFNTFNTLYGISLQFPDRTPDLIMKVSQLMRYQLESNSKQCVSLEDELEFINSYVQLEKERVGYRCDITFESNVDNENAYKISPMLLIAFIENAFKHGTCAIEKCFVKITISVEKGLLHLHVANSIPKKNDVISTKIGLKNTIERLNLIYGKDYKLDIQDDKQVYIVDLEIQLKKFVG; from the coding sequence ATGAACAAAAGAATTGATAACATATTGGATAACAAATGGTGGCAGGAGGTTGCCGTTGTCCTTTTCTCTTTTACAATATATACCCTAAAAAACGACTGGATGCTCTTTAGTTCCTTCGTTTCTATTGCAATGGGTGTATTTTTTTATTGCATTTTATACATGCATGCCCAATTTAATCGTTTTTTTATCCTTCCGATTTTATTTAAAGCAAACAAACCTTTTACCTATATCGTTTTAACGCTTTTTGGAGTTTTTGTATTTTCTGTCATTTTGTATGAAATCACAAAAATGGATATGTTTGCCAATTGCCATTTATACCAAAACTCGCATCAGAGAAGTTATGCGTACCAATTGGCCAGCGTTTTAGGAACTTTGGTCTGCATTCTGAGTCCGATAATTGTTTTTAAGTTTTATCGTATTCACAGAAAACAAACCGATGCGGCTTTATTGTTCAATCAAATGCAATTGAATTCATTGAAAGGACAATTAAATCCGCATTTTTTGTTTAATACTTTTAATACACTTTACGGAATTAGTCTTCAGTTTCCAGATAGGACACCAGATTTGATTATGAAGGTTTCGCAGTTAATGCGTTATCAGTTAGAAAGCAATAGCAAACAATGCGTATCTTTAGAAGACGAATTGGAGTTTATAAATAGTTATGTGCAGCTTGAAAAAGAACGTGTTGGTTACAGATGTGATATTACTTTTGAAAGCAATGTTGACAACGAAAATGCCTATAAAATTTCGCCAATGCTTTTAATTGCATTTATAGAAAATGCTTTTAAACACGGAACCTGCGCTATTGAAAAGTGTTTTGTAAAAATTACAATTTCTGTCGAAAAGGGATTGCTACATCTTCATGTGGCCAATTCAATTCCGAAGAAAAATGATGTGATTTCGACCAAAATTGGCTTAAAAAACACTATCGAACGTTTGAATTTAATTTATGGGAAAGACTATAAATTGGATATTCAAGACGACAAACAAGTTTATATTGTTGATTTAGAAATACAGCTAAAAAAGTTTGTAGGATGA
- a CDS encoding DUF1877 family protein, with protein MALTGSLYKLSNEELKNHKKNKFSELESLKETADLSYFAIDLLEILNKFSGLGSEAVGKIIQGDNSFSPEDGYIGYSSSEEVKKNKETILDNITIEKFLEFWETGEKENFAHTRPQNKAFVVEYFENIKEAYEIAVNENESLIFRIG; from the coding sequence ATGGCATTAACAGGTTCACTATACAAACTTTCAAACGAGGAATTAAAAAATCATAAAAAGAATAAATTTTCGGAGTTAGAATCCTTGAAAGAAACTGCTGATTTAAGCTACTTTGCGATTGATTTATTAGAAATATTAAATAAGTTCTCAGGACTTGGCAGTGAAGCGGTAGGAAAGATAATTCAAGGTGATAATTCATTTTCTCCCGAAGATGGTTATATTGGTTATTCAAGCTCTGAAGAAGTTAAAAAAAATAAAGAAACGATATTAGACAATATTACAATTGAAAAGTTTTTAGAATTTTGGGAAACTGGTGAAAAAGAAAATTTTGCCCACACAAGACCTCAGAATAAAGCTTTTGTCGTAGAATATTTTGAAAATATTAAAGAAGCTTATGAAATAGCAGTAAATGAAAATGAATCCTTAATTTTTAGAATAGGATAA
- a CDS encoding helix-turn-helix domain-containing protein, with protein sequence MIEIKTFEQAEDLKHPRRVLKYVLLFCTSGEITLSVDENEYLITKNSVLTITSGQIHFIKNSNNATGFVLEFTYDFFCKNDNDIELIFHNSLFCHFAMNEVIKVDDDKLVVDALQLIEQEIAQKPYQYLISIHSRIQLILIEINRSKIKLGEEIYKPDALFLHFLEAIRGNFDKNLSVNEFADLIGTTEAKLNELSKLHCNKTAQNIIFGLIISEAKRLFTYEKLSVKETAYALGFNDPFYFSNFFKKHTNISPKSYKEKVVQL encoded by the coding sequence ATGATTGAAATAAAGACGTTTGAACAGGCAGAAGATTTAAAGCATCCTAGACGCGTATTAAAATATGTGCTGCTATTTTGCACATCGGGCGAAATAACACTTTCGGTAGACGAAAACGAATATCTAATCACCAAAAATTCGGTCTTAACGATAACGTCTGGCCAAATTCATTTTATAAAAAACAGCAACAATGCAACCGGATTTGTTCTAGAATTTACTTATGATTTCTTCTGTAAAAACGATAATGACATTGAGCTGATTTTTCACAACAGCTTGTTCTGCCATTTTGCAATGAATGAAGTGATAAAAGTAGATGACGACAAATTGGTTGTGGATGCTTTACAGCTTATCGAGCAGGAAATTGCCCAAAAACCATATCAATACCTCATCTCTATTCATTCTAGAATTCAATTGATTTTAATCGAAATCAATCGTTCTAAAATAAAACTGGGAGAAGAAATCTACAAACCAGACGCTTTGTTTCTTCATTTTCTGGAAGCTATTCGCGGTAATTTTGACAAAAATCTTTCGGTAAATGAATTTGCCGATTTAATTGGCACAACCGAAGCCAAGTTAAATGAACTCTCTAAACTGCATTGCAATAAAACCGCACAAAATATCATTTTCGGACTGATTATTTCAGAAGCAAAACGTTTGTTTACGTACGAGAAATTATCGGTAAAAGAAACGGCTTATGCTTTGGGCTTTAATGATCCTTTTTATTTTTCGAACTTCTTCAAGAAACACACGAATATTTCTCCAAAATCTTATAAAGAGAAAGTTGTTCAGCTGTAA
- a CDS encoding DoxX family protein has protein sequence MKRYQDYAILLLRIAMAIGFLSAVSSRLGLLGKQSSGWENFLAYAESVNSFLPKSFIPSIAIISTFLETLFAILLLIGYQTRKMAVGASILTFLFALAMTYSFGIKDPLDYSVFVFSMGAFLLATADKYRWSLDEYFLRI, from the coding sequence ATGAAAAGATATCAAGATTATGCCATTTTGCTTTTACGAATCGCAATGGCAATTGGATTTTTATCTGCCGTTTCAAGTCGGTTGGGTTTGCTTGGGAAACAATCTTCGGGTTGGGAAAATTTTCTGGCTTACGCCGAAAGTGTAAATTCTTTTTTGCCAAAAAGTTTTATTCCGTCAATTGCAATTATAAGCACATTTCTGGAAACCTTATTTGCTATTTTACTGCTGATTGGATATCAGACCAGAAAAATGGCTGTTGGCGCTTCTATCTTAACTTTTCTATTTGCGCTGGCAATGACTTATTCCTTCGGAATAAAAGATCCGCTCGATTATTCTGTATTTGTTTTTTCTATGGGCGCTTTTCTCTTAGCCACCGCAGACAAATACCGATGGAGTTTGGATGAGTATTTTTTAAGAATCTAA
- a CDS encoding LytR/AlgR family response regulator transcription factor, with protein MRETKRCIIVDDEPAAHYVLANYIKQNPQLELVFQGYNGIEAMNYLRENPVDLMFLDINMPEISGMELLKILPTHPKTILTTAYSEFALESYDYGVIDYLLKPIYFPRFLKAIDRFFATESVKQKAEETVNSVSVKVDGYLMEIELDQLLYAQSFGNYVKLHTTKRTYLASITTTEFEKCLPEKSFMRIHKSYIVALDKIDATEKDFVVIKNERIPIGITYKRELTDRLKKLEL; from the coding sequence ATGAGAGAAACAAAAAGATGCATTATTGTAGACGATGAACCCGCTGCGCATTACGTTCTGGCCAATTATATCAAACAGAATCCGCAATTGGAATTGGTTTTTCAAGGATATAATGGCATTGAAGCGATGAATTATCTCAGAGAGAATCCAGTCGATTTAATGTTTTTGGATATCAATATGCCTGAAATTTCTGGAATGGAATTGCTTAAAATTCTTCCCACGCATCCTAAAACCATTTTGACTACAGCATATTCTGAATTTGCTCTTGAAAGCTACGATTACGGCGTAATTGACTATTTGCTGAAACCCATTTATTTTCCAAGATTTCTAAAAGCAATTGATCGTTTTTTTGCGACCGAAAGTGTAAAACAAAAAGCGGAAGAAACCGTAAATTCGGTTAGTGTAAAAGTAGATGGCTATTTGATGGAGATTGAATTGGATCAGCTTTTGTACGCACAGAGTTTTGGTAATTATGTAAAGCTTCATACTACAAAAAGAACTTATTTGGCATCGATTACCACAACAGAATTTGAAAAGTGTCTGCCAGAAAAAAGTTTTATGCGTATTCATAAATCGTATATCGTGGCGCTAGATAAAATTGATGCAACCGAAAAAGATTTTGTGGTCATTAAAAACGAAAGAATCCCAATCGGAATTACATACAAAAGAGAACTAACAGACCGATTAAAAAAGCTCGAATTGTAA
- a CDS encoding efflux RND transporter periplasmic adaptor subunit: MKSNIIKSSALLVTALVVLSSCEKKKEETAKAEIEPKVETFLLSKEKLTTELRLPAELTGFQQVDLYAKVSSFVKTLKVDIGTKVKKGQLLIVLEAPEISSQLAAAESRLKSMEAIYATSKSTYNRLYETSKVEGTISKNDLEMASGKKNSDYAQLQAAIAAHKEIAIMRGYLEIRAPFDGVVAARNVNLGTFVGPAGKGSDLPLLTIQEQSKLRLAVSVPELYTGYLHSGDEMSFNVKSLPDTFSAKITRMSGALDLKLRSERVEMDVHNTKGNLLPGMVAEVLLPLNAKDSTFVVPKSAVVSSAEGIYVVKVVNHKATRVDIKKGREIEDKIEIFGDLTPNDKLVKIASEETKEGDVINE; encoded by the coding sequence ATGAAAAGTAACATTATAAAATCATCTGCATTATTAGTTACAGCACTAGTTGTATTAAGCAGCTGCGAAAAGAAAAAAGAAGAAACTGCGAAAGCAGAAATAGAACCTAAAGTTGAAACTTTCCTTTTATCGAAAGAAAAACTAACAACAGAATTGCGTTTACCAGCTGAATTAACCGGTTTTCAACAAGTTGATTTGTATGCAAAAGTGAGCAGTTTCGTAAAAACTTTAAAAGTTGATATTGGTACGAAAGTAAAAAAAGGACAGCTTTTAATTGTTTTAGAAGCACCAGAAATAAGCTCGCAATTGGCTGCTGCTGAATCTAGACTAAAATCTATGGAAGCGATTTACGCAACCAGCAAAAGCACTTACAACCGTTTGTATGAAACAAGCAAAGTGGAAGGAACGATTTCTAAAAACGACTTAGAAATGGCAAGCGGAAAAAAGAATTCTGATTACGCACAGCTTCAAGCGGCAATTGCAGCTCATAAAGAAATTGCGATTATGAGAGGTTACTTAGAAATTCGTGCTCCTTTTGATGGCGTTGTAGCGGCTAGAAATGTCAATTTAGGAACATTTGTTGGCCCAGCAGGAAAAGGTTCAGATTTGCCTTTATTAACTATTCAGGAACAAAGCAAATTACGTTTGGCGGTTTCTGTACCAGAATTGTACACAGGCTATTTGCACTCAGGCGACGAAATGAGTTTTAATGTAAAATCGCTGCCAGATACTTTCTCAGCTAAAATTACCAGAATGTCTGGCGCTTTAGATTTAAAACTGCGTTCTGAAAGAGTTGAAATGGACGTTCACAACACCAAAGGGAATTTATTGCCTGGAATGGTTGCCGAAGTTTTATTACCGCTTAACGCGAAAGACAGCACATTTGTAGTGCCAAAATCAGCAGTAGTAAGTTCTGCAGAAGGAATTTATGTGGTAAAAGTAGTAAACCACAAAGCGACAAGAGTTGACATTAAAAAAGGAAGAGAAATCGAAGATAAAATTGAAATTTTCGGCGACTTAACTCCAAACGATAAACTGGTAAAAATTGCCAGCGAAGAAACTAAGGAAGGCGATGTCATAAACGAATAA